A part of Meleagris gallopavo isolate NT-WF06-2002-E0010 breed Aviagen turkey brand Nicholas breeding stock chromosome 28, Turkey_5.1, whole genome shotgun sequence genomic DNA contains:
- the DENND2C gene encoding DENN domain-containing protein 2C isoform X4 — protein MCGLGRNVLQQLPKYSWKLLLLCMVGVQLMVLFFFCPQVALGGSSCRTQGLLDAPGCFGVSCQPDACKTQVKLGKTGDGVFVSTLALAMHPTETGDSSFSRSAVQTLSRSHCRNIKQKISQWEGRTQGCSSKEKQQLNDFGVKYDPGCGVLSKVKPEDIEKGKKAGSKDPKNLGLDFRENARSCLQTADCGDLKSCACSRAPQAKENGKWQAGFPDPGEALPPGNFYTLQGLWRKVEPSTALPVPVDLQKKWGNCGFTGEWKAKGVELFCGVERNVKNSYLEAVEQEEKLAAVPPPKPRRTFCYLAENCASSCSDASATKEAPLEKKRGGDLVSFSNNLEKRTVSRRIRGRIQRKSFEFEDIQGFRNWMSAARSRKLQEETDGTAGPRLIYTQSEDNIYEDIICPAKENLYEDIRVLPLPLWKVPSVWKLPPSQSTSRAPKLPPKPSFLSRKTFELKPSLTSLQGKIVKDTTLPVTLTDWKLFRAVEATSRRKNLPWMVLKIQEIFVSKRGKKRVKLLSPAGKEVLPTKGETSGNESDTENQPKSRHRGLLLVQSASKRNPHYQTLERDLIELQEQQLFELFVVVSLQKRASEIKYTPQIIQQFPSKPEHRFKQSKDTEERLKVIPKFCFPDPKDWFPASDLKSETFSFVLTGEDGSRWFGYCKKLLPEGKGKRLPEVYCIVSRLGCFNLFSKILDEVEKRREMSPALVHPFMRSVMEAPFPAPGRTITVKSFLPGAGNEEELVESPLRCSELAVQVMWVQPVRIQHFCFPVRSSLIQPNAVIWLFHPALYISAVPRL, from the exons ATGTGTGGTTTGGGGAGGAATGTTCTTCAGCAGTTGCCAAAGTACAGCTGGAAACTCCTGCTGTTGTGTATGGTTGGAGTGCAGCTGAtggttctcttttttttctgtcctcagGTTGCACTAGGAGGCAGTTCTTGCAGGACCCAGGGGCTCTTGGATGCCCCTGGATGCTTTGGAGTCTCATGCCAGCCTGATGCATGCAAGACACAGGTGAAACTGGGCAAAACTGGAGATGGGGTGTTTGTAAGCACGTTGGCACTTGCCATGCACCCAACAGAGACAGGTGACAGTAGCTTCTCCCGCTCTGCTGTGCAGACCCTCTCTCGGAGCCACTGCCGCAACATTAAACAGAAGATCTCCCAGTGGGAAGGGAGAACACAAGGATGCTCCAGCAAGGAGAAACAGCAGTTGAATGATTTTGGAGTAAAATATGATCCAGGCTGCGGTGTTCTGTCCAAAGTGAAGCCTGAAGATATAGAGAAGGGCAAAAAGGCTGGGTCTAAAGATCCAAAGAACTTGGGTTTGGACTTCAGGGAAAATGCAAGGAGTTGCTTGCAAACTGCTGACTGTGGTGACCTCAAGTCCTGTGCCTGCAGCCGTGCTCCCCAAGCCAAGGAGAATGGAAAATGGCAAGCAGGTTTCCCAGACCCAGGGGAGGCACTGCCCCCAGGCAACTTCTACACTTTGCAAGGGCTGTGGAGGAAAGTAGAGCctagcacagccctgccagtTCCTGTGGACCTTCAGAAGAAGTGGGGGAACTGTGGCTTCACAGGAGAATGGAAAGCCAAAGGAGTGGAATTGTTCTGCGGGGTAGAGAGGAATGTGAAAAACTCTTACTTGGAGGCTGTGGAGCAAGAGGAGAAGTTGGCTGCAGTCCCACCACCCAAGCCCCGTAGGACTTTCTGCTATCTTGCAGAAAactgtgccagcagctgcagcgaTGCCAGTGCTACCAAGGAAGCTCCTCTGGAAAAGAAACGTGGAGGAGATCTGGTTTCGTTTTCTAACAATCTTGAGAAGAGAACAGTCAGCAGAAGGATCCGAGGAAGAATCCAAAG GAAATCCTTTGAGTTTGAGGACATTCAGGGCTTCCGCAACTGGATGTCTGCTGCCAGGTCCCGTAAGCTTCAAGAAGAAACAGATGGCACAGCAGGACCCAGGCTCATCTACACACAGTCAGAAGACAACATCTATGAGGACATTATCT GTCCTGCAAAAGAGAACCTCTATGAAGATATCAGAGTGCTGCCTTTACCCCTATGGAAGGTCCCATCTGTTTGGAAATTACCACCTTCCCAAAGCACTAGTAGAGCTCCAAAG CTTCCTCCAAAACCTTCCTTCCTCAGTCGCAAAACTTTTGAGCTAAAGCCTTCCCTGACAAGTTTGCAAGGGAAAATTGTGAAGGACACGACCTTGCCTGTGACACTGACTGACTGGAAGCTGTTCCGAGCAGTAGAGGCTACTAGCAGGAGAAAAAACTTGCCCTGG ATGGTACTAAAAATACAGGAGATCTTTGTTTCTAAGCGTGGGAAGAAGAGGGTGAAGTTGCTCAGTCCTGCTGGGAAGGAAGTGCTTCCAACAAAAG GTGAAACCAGTGGAAATGAAAGTGATACGGAAAACCAGCCAAAAA GTCGACACAGGGGCCTGCTACTGGTGCAGTCAGCCTCCAAGAGAAATCCACACTACCAAACATTGGAGAGAGATTTAATAGagctccaggagcagcagctttTTGAGCTGTTTGTGGTAGTGTCACTACAGAAGAGGGCATCTGAGATAAAATACACACCACAAATCATACAGCAGTTTCCCAGCAAG CCTGAACACCGCTTCAAACAGTCAAAGGATACTGAAGAGAGGCTAAAGGTCATTCCCAAATTCTGCTTTCCAGATCCCAAAGACTGGTTTCCTGCATCAGACCTTAAGAG tgaaacattttcttttgtgttgaCGGGTGAGGATGGCAGCCGCTGGTTTGGATACTGCAAGAAGCTCCTG ccagaagggaaagggaagcgCCTTCCTGAGGTGTACTGCATCGTCAGCCGCCTGGGCTGCTTCAACCTCTTCTCCAAG ATTTTAGATGAAGTGGAGAAAAGGCGAGAGATGTCCCCAGCCCTCGTCCACCCATTTATGCGTAGCGTAATGGAGGCACCTTTCCCTGCTCCTGGACGCACTATTACTGTGAAGAGCTTCCTGCCAGGAGCAGGAAATGAG gaagagcTGGTTGAGAGTCCTTTGAGATGCTCTGAACTGGCCGTCCAGGTGATGTGGGTTCAACCTGTGAGGATCCAACACTTCTGCTTTCCAGTCAGGTCCTCCCTCATCCAGCCTAATGCTGTGATCTGGCTGTTCCATCCAGCACTCTACATCTCTGCTGTTCCCAGGTTATGA